In one window of Henckelia pumila isolate YLH828 chromosome 1, ASM3356847v2, whole genome shotgun sequence DNA:
- the LOC140865483 gene encoding protein tesmin/TSO1-like CXC 2 isoform X2, with protein MAMDTPERSKNCYTKYEESPIFDFLNSLSPIKPVKSMHMTQTINPFTFTSLPSIFTSPHVGSLSRSRFLRWRQLSDSSKLEFSSDDGSTVLTNRMVENTSEKLGEQEENRDSRLFLGEIDGDPSYDISKIGAEFEHSFDYKCGNPRRDIKVEQMEECSANSSTLFPFIQKPSRMDLCENEVNLEGICQAYQNKEAISCGWENLMFDDPDLLKFESPNHKLLHNKPTDLGAMFSVGSEAENMATLPDEEIEVLEITEPHDIFTSSRKDSNEKKDNEISVSYHGMRRRCLVFGTSESLMNHLDDNSGSDSAMLQQSDGRTFLSDQNLVSFDMENESSGCILRNMGLHLNALAAAHKYFKIDENEASTSRRLLIGSRSSVDFNSSVADQIFQTNISDFASLKRENITLEHSVFPVEDDGQVSGYVAAEEISQSSPKRKRCRLERPGDGEACKRCNCKKSKCLKLYCECFAAGIYCMEPCACIDCFNKPVHKDTVLATRKQIETRNPLAFSPKVIKTSDSLPESWEDSSKNPASARHKRGCNCKKSGCLKKYCECYQGGVGCSINCRCERCKNTFGIKDGPCLTTMEADSEEDETNVIEKRVLDRSLQKTDLEQNLGYTPPTPLQAVRQSLQHPYLSSKKTPTSSFPYNSFSSSFYASQILRRPNFFQIPSRVDKRLQMVKEDDIPEFLQEGSQPIPCIKSVSPNRKRVLSPHNVGLSSPGFRSGRKLVLQSIPSFPCLTSNQ; from the exons ATGGCGATGGATACCCCAGAGAGGAGTAAGAATTGCTATACCAAATATGAG GAGTCTCCCATATTCGATTTTCTCAACAGTCTTTCGCCTATCAAGCCAGTTAAGTCCATGCATATGACTCAGACGATCAATCCGTTTACTTTTACGTCTCTTCCATCCATTTTTACTTCCCCTCATGTTGGTTCACTCTCGAGATCTAGATTTCTTCGATG GCGTCAGCTTTCAGATTCATCGAAGTTAGAGTTTTCTTCTGATGATGGGAGCACGGTTCTAACAAACAGGATGGTTGAGAATACTTCTGAGAAATTGGGCGAACAAGAAGAAAATCGGGATTCCAGGCTATTTCTTGGTGAAATTGATGGTGATCCATCTTATGATATTTCAAAGATTGGTGCAGAATTTGAACATAGTTTTGATTATAAGTGCGGCAATCCTAGGCGTGATATTAAAGTCGAACAAATGGAAGAGTGCTCTGCAAATTCATCAACACTTTTCCCATTCATACAGAAGCCTTCTCGAATGGATTTGTGTGAAAATGAAGTGAATCTTGAGGGGATATGCCAAGCATATCAAAATAAAGAAGCCATATCTTGTGGTTGGGAGAATCTGATGTTCGATGATCCCGatcttttaaaatttgaatcacCAAACCATAAATTGTTACACAATAAACCAACTGATCTGGGAGCAATGTTCAGCGTAGGAAGTGAAGCAGAGAATATGGCTACTCTGCCTGATGAAGAAATTGAGGTGTTGGAAATAACTGAGCCCCATGATATATTTACTTCATCGAGGAAAGATTCTAATGAAAAGAAGGATAATGAG ATTTCCGTTTCTTACCATGGAATGAGAAGACGCTGTCTCGTTTTTGGGACGTCGGAAAGCCTGATGAACCATTTGGATGACAATTCTGGGTCTGATTCTGCCATGTTGCAACAATCAGATGGCAGAACTTTCTTAAGTGACCAAAATTTGGTATCATTTGATATGGAAAACGAGTCTTCAGGGTGTATTTTACGCAACATGGGCCTGCACCTAAATGCTCTTGCAGCAGCTCACAAGTACTTCAAAATTgacgagaatgaagcttctacTTCTCGGAGATTACTGATTGGATCTCGCTCATCTGTCGATTTTAATTCCTCGGTTGCTgatcaaatatttcaaactaATATATCGGATTTTGCCTCGTTGAAACGGGAAAATATTACTCTTGAACATAGTGTTTTTCCCGTGGAAGATGATGGCCAGGTATCTGGATATGTGGCAGCTGAAGAGATCAGTCAAAGTAGTCCAAAGAGGAAAAG GTGTAGGTTGGAAAGGCCCGGAGACGGTGAAGCCTGCAAAAGATGCAACTGCAAGAAGTCAAAATGCTTAAAACt GTACTGTGAATGCTTTGCTGCTGGCATTTACTGCATGGAGCCATGTGCATGTATAGATTGCTTCAACAAACCTGTCCATAAAGACACTGTCCTTGCAACCCGAAAGCAGATTGAAACAAGAAACCCTCTTGCTTTTTCTCCCAAGGTGATCAAGACCTCGGATTCCTTGCCCGAATCATGG GAAGACTCGAGCAAAAATCCTGCTTCAGCCAGACATAAAAGAGGATGCAACTGCAAAAAATCAGGTTGCCTCAAGAAATATTGTGAATGCTATCAG GGTGGGGTTGGATGCTCCATTAATTGCAGATGTGAACGTTGTAAAAACACGTTTGGCATAAAGGATG GGCCTTGTTTAACAACGATGGAAGCTGattctgaagaagatgaaacaAACGTCATCGAGAAACGTGTGCTCGACAGAAGTTTGCAGAAGACTGACCTCGAGCAAAACTTGGGTTACACACCTCCAACGCCTCTTCAGGCAGTAAG GCAATCACTTCAACATCCATATTTATCAAGCAAGAAAACACCTACATCATCTTTCCCTTATAACAGCTTCTCATCTAGCTTTTACGCCAGTCAAATACTCCGGAGACCAAACTTCTTTCAAATCCCATCACGCGTAGATAAGCGTCTTCAAATGGTTAAAGAAGATGACATTCCGGAGTTTCTTCAAGAAGGATCACAGCCTATTCCTTGTATCAAATCAGTATCTCCTAACCGGAAGAGAGTTTTGTCTCCTCACAATGTAGGCCTGTCTTCTCCTGGTTTCAGGAGTGGTCGAAAGCTGGTCCTTCAGTCCATTCCGTCGTTCCCTTGTCTCACCTCTAATCAGTAG
- the LOC140865483 gene encoding protein tesmin/TSO1-like CXC 2 isoform X1, whose translation MAMDTPERSKNCYTKYEESPIFDFLNSLSPIKPVKSMHMTQTINPFTFTSLPSIFTSPHVGSLSRSRFLRWRQLSDSSKLEFSSDDGSTVLTNRMVENTSEKLGEQEENRDSRLFLGEIDGDPSYDISKIGAEFEHSFDYKCGNPRRDIKVEQMEECSANSSTLFPFIQKPSRMDLCENEVNLEGICQAYQNKEAISCGWENLMFDDPDLLKFESPNHKLLHNKPTDLGAMFSVGSEAENMATLPDEEIEVLEITEPHDIFTSSRKDSNEKKDNEQISVSYHGMRRRCLVFGTSESLMNHLDDNSGSDSAMLQQSDGRTFLSDQNLVSFDMENESSGCILRNMGLHLNALAAAHKYFKIDENEASTSRRLLIGSRSSVDFNSSVADQIFQTNISDFASLKRENITLEHSVFPVEDDGQVSGYVAAEEISQSSPKRKRCRLERPGDGEACKRCNCKKSKCLKLYCECFAAGIYCMEPCACIDCFNKPVHKDTVLATRKQIETRNPLAFSPKVIKTSDSLPESWEDSSKNPASARHKRGCNCKKSGCLKKYCECYQGGVGCSINCRCERCKNTFGIKDGPCLTTMEADSEEDETNVIEKRVLDRSLQKTDLEQNLGYTPPTPLQAVRQSLQHPYLSSKKTPTSSFPYNSFSSSFYASQILRRPNFFQIPSRVDKRLQMVKEDDIPEFLQEGSQPIPCIKSVSPNRKRVLSPHNVGLSSPGFRSGRKLVLQSIPSFPCLTSNQ comes from the exons ATGGCGATGGATACCCCAGAGAGGAGTAAGAATTGCTATACCAAATATGAG GAGTCTCCCATATTCGATTTTCTCAACAGTCTTTCGCCTATCAAGCCAGTTAAGTCCATGCATATGACTCAGACGATCAATCCGTTTACTTTTACGTCTCTTCCATCCATTTTTACTTCCCCTCATGTTGGTTCACTCTCGAGATCTAGATTTCTTCGATG GCGTCAGCTTTCAGATTCATCGAAGTTAGAGTTTTCTTCTGATGATGGGAGCACGGTTCTAACAAACAGGATGGTTGAGAATACTTCTGAGAAATTGGGCGAACAAGAAGAAAATCGGGATTCCAGGCTATTTCTTGGTGAAATTGATGGTGATCCATCTTATGATATTTCAAAGATTGGTGCAGAATTTGAACATAGTTTTGATTATAAGTGCGGCAATCCTAGGCGTGATATTAAAGTCGAACAAATGGAAGAGTGCTCTGCAAATTCATCAACACTTTTCCCATTCATACAGAAGCCTTCTCGAATGGATTTGTGTGAAAATGAAGTGAATCTTGAGGGGATATGCCAAGCATATCAAAATAAAGAAGCCATATCTTGTGGTTGGGAGAATCTGATGTTCGATGATCCCGatcttttaaaatttgaatcacCAAACCATAAATTGTTACACAATAAACCAACTGATCTGGGAGCAATGTTCAGCGTAGGAAGTGAAGCAGAGAATATGGCTACTCTGCCTGATGAAGAAATTGAGGTGTTGGAAATAACTGAGCCCCATGATATATTTACTTCATCGAGGAAAGATTCTAATGAAAAGAAGGATAATGAG CAGATTTCCGTTTCTTACCATGGAATGAGAAGACGCTGTCTCGTTTTTGGGACGTCGGAAAGCCTGATGAACCATTTGGATGACAATTCTGGGTCTGATTCTGCCATGTTGCAACAATCAGATGGCAGAACTTTCTTAAGTGACCAAAATTTGGTATCATTTGATATGGAAAACGAGTCTTCAGGGTGTATTTTACGCAACATGGGCCTGCACCTAAATGCTCTTGCAGCAGCTCACAAGTACTTCAAAATTgacgagaatgaagcttctacTTCTCGGAGATTACTGATTGGATCTCGCTCATCTGTCGATTTTAATTCCTCGGTTGCTgatcaaatatttcaaactaATATATCGGATTTTGCCTCGTTGAAACGGGAAAATATTACTCTTGAACATAGTGTTTTTCCCGTGGAAGATGATGGCCAGGTATCTGGATATGTGGCAGCTGAAGAGATCAGTCAAAGTAGTCCAAAGAGGAAAAG GTGTAGGTTGGAAAGGCCCGGAGACGGTGAAGCCTGCAAAAGATGCAACTGCAAGAAGTCAAAATGCTTAAAACt GTACTGTGAATGCTTTGCTGCTGGCATTTACTGCATGGAGCCATGTGCATGTATAGATTGCTTCAACAAACCTGTCCATAAAGACACTGTCCTTGCAACCCGAAAGCAGATTGAAACAAGAAACCCTCTTGCTTTTTCTCCCAAGGTGATCAAGACCTCGGATTCCTTGCCCGAATCATGG GAAGACTCGAGCAAAAATCCTGCTTCAGCCAGACATAAAAGAGGATGCAACTGCAAAAAATCAGGTTGCCTCAAGAAATATTGTGAATGCTATCAG GGTGGGGTTGGATGCTCCATTAATTGCAGATGTGAACGTTGTAAAAACACGTTTGGCATAAAGGATG GGCCTTGTTTAACAACGATGGAAGCTGattctgaagaagatgaaacaAACGTCATCGAGAAACGTGTGCTCGACAGAAGTTTGCAGAAGACTGACCTCGAGCAAAACTTGGGTTACACACCTCCAACGCCTCTTCAGGCAGTAAG GCAATCACTTCAACATCCATATTTATCAAGCAAGAAAACACCTACATCATCTTTCCCTTATAACAGCTTCTCATCTAGCTTTTACGCCAGTCAAATACTCCGGAGACCAAACTTCTTTCAAATCCCATCACGCGTAGATAAGCGTCTTCAAATGGTTAAAGAAGATGACATTCCGGAGTTTCTTCAAGAAGGATCACAGCCTATTCCTTGTATCAAATCAGTATCTCCTAACCGGAAGAGAGTTTTGTCTCCTCACAATGTAGGCCTGTCTTCTCCTGGTTTCAGGAGTGGTCGAAAGCTGGTCCTTCAGTCCATTCCGTCGTTCCCTTGTCTCACCTCTAATCAGTAG
- the LOC140865483 gene encoding protein tesmin/TSO1-like CXC 2 isoform X3, translating into MAMDTPERSKNCYTKYEESPIFDFLNSLSPIKPVKSMHMTQTINPFTFTSLPSIFTSPHVGSLSRSRFLRWRQLSDSSKLEFSSDDGSTVLTNRMVENTSEKLGEQEENRDSRLFLGEIDGDPSYDISKIGAEFEHSFDYKCGNPRRDIKVEQMEECSANSSTLFPFIQKPSRMDLCENEVNLEGICQAYQNKEAISCGWENLMFDDPDLLKFESPNHKLLHNKPTDLGAMFSVGSEAENMATLPDEEIEVLEITEPHDIFTSSRKDSNEKKDNEQISVSYHGMRRRCLVFGTSESLMNHLDDNSGSDSAMLQQSDGRTFLSDQNLVSFDMENESSGCILRNMGLHLNALAAAHKYFKIDENEASTSRRLLIGSRSSVDFNSSVADQIFQTNISDFASLKRENITLEHSVFPVEDDGQVSGYVAAEEISQSSPKRKRLERPGDGEACKRCNCKKSKCLKLYCECFAAGIYCMEPCACIDCFNKPVHKDTVLATRKQIETRNPLAFSPKVIKTSDSLPESWEDSSKNPASARHKRGCNCKKSGCLKKYCECYQGGVGCSINCRCERCKNTFGIKDGPCLTTMEADSEEDETNVIEKRVLDRSLQKTDLEQNLGYTPPTPLQAVRQSLQHPYLSSKKTPTSSFPYNSFSSSFYASQILRRPNFFQIPSRVDKRLQMVKEDDIPEFLQEGSQPIPCIKSVSPNRKRVLSPHNVGLSSPGFRSGRKLVLQSIPSFPCLTSNQ; encoded by the exons ATGGCGATGGATACCCCAGAGAGGAGTAAGAATTGCTATACCAAATATGAG GAGTCTCCCATATTCGATTTTCTCAACAGTCTTTCGCCTATCAAGCCAGTTAAGTCCATGCATATGACTCAGACGATCAATCCGTTTACTTTTACGTCTCTTCCATCCATTTTTACTTCCCCTCATGTTGGTTCACTCTCGAGATCTAGATTTCTTCGATG GCGTCAGCTTTCAGATTCATCGAAGTTAGAGTTTTCTTCTGATGATGGGAGCACGGTTCTAACAAACAGGATGGTTGAGAATACTTCTGAGAAATTGGGCGAACAAGAAGAAAATCGGGATTCCAGGCTATTTCTTGGTGAAATTGATGGTGATCCATCTTATGATATTTCAAAGATTGGTGCAGAATTTGAACATAGTTTTGATTATAAGTGCGGCAATCCTAGGCGTGATATTAAAGTCGAACAAATGGAAGAGTGCTCTGCAAATTCATCAACACTTTTCCCATTCATACAGAAGCCTTCTCGAATGGATTTGTGTGAAAATGAAGTGAATCTTGAGGGGATATGCCAAGCATATCAAAATAAAGAAGCCATATCTTGTGGTTGGGAGAATCTGATGTTCGATGATCCCGatcttttaaaatttgaatcacCAAACCATAAATTGTTACACAATAAACCAACTGATCTGGGAGCAATGTTCAGCGTAGGAAGTGAAGCAGAGAATATGGCTACTCTGCCTGATGAAGAAATTGAGGTGTTGGAAATAACTGAGCCCCATGATATATTTACTTCATCGAGGAAAGATTCTAATGAAAAGAAGGATAATGAG CAGATTTCCGTTTCTTACCATGGAATGAGAAGACGCTGTCTCGTTTTTGGGACGTCGGAAAGCCTGATGAACCATTTGGATGACAATTCTGGGTCTGATTCTGCCATGTTGCAACAATCAGATGGCAGAACTTTCTTAAGTGACCAAAATTTGGTATCATTTGATATGGAAAACGAGTCTTCAGGGTGTATTTTACGCAACATGGGCCTGCACCTAAATGCTCTTGCAGCAGCTCACAAGTACTTCAAAATTgacgagaatgaagcttctacTTCTCGGAGATTACTGATTGGATCTCGCTCATCTGTCGATTTTAATTCCTCGGTTGCTgatcaaatatttcaaactaATATATCGGATTTTGCCTCGTTGAAACGGGAAAATATTACTCTTGAACATAGTGTTTTTCCCGTGGAAGATGATGGCCAGGTATCTGGATATGTGGCAGCTGAAGAGATCAGTCAAAGTAGTCCAAAGAGGAAAAG GTTGGAAAGGCCCGGAGACGGTGAAGCCTGCAAAAGATGCAACTGCAAGAAGTCAAAATGCTTAAAACt GTACTGTGAATGCTTTGCTGCTGGCATTTACTGCATGGAGCCATGTGCATGTATAGATTGCTTCAACAAACCTGTCCATAAAGACACTGTCCTTGCAACCCGAAAGCAGATTGAAACAAGAAACCCTCTTGCTTTTTCTCCCAAGGTGATCAAGACCTCGGATTCCTTGCCCGAATCATGG GAAGACTCGAGCAAAAATCCTGCTTCAGCCAGACATAAAAGAGGATGCAACTGCAAAAAATCAGGTTGCCTCAAGAAATATTGTGAATGCTATCAG GGTGGGGTTGGATGCTCCATTAATTGCAGATGTGAACGTTGTAAAAACACGTTTGGCATAAAGGATG GGCCTTGTTTAACAACGATGGAAGCTGattctgaagaagatgaaacaAACGTCATCGAGAAACGTGTGCTCGACAGAAGTTTGCAGAAGACTGACCTCGAGCAAAACTTGGGTTACACACCTCCAACGCCTCTTCAGGCAGTAAG GCAATCACTTCAACATCCATATTTATCAAGCAAGAAAACACCTACATCATCTTTCCCTTATAACAGCTTCTCATCTAGCTTTTACGCCAGTCAAATACTCCGGAGACCAAACTTCTTTCAAATCCCATCACGCGTAGATAAGCGTCTTCAAATGGTTAAAGAAGATGACATTCCGGAGTTTCTTCAAGAAGGATCACAGCCTATTCCTTGTATCAAATCAGTATCTCCTAACCGGAAGAGAGTTTTGTCTCCTCACAATGTAGGCCTGTCTTCTCCTGGTTTCAGGAGTGGTCGAAAGCTGGTCCTTCAGTCCATTCCGTCGTTCCCTTGTCTCACCTCTAATCAGTAG